One window from the genome of Mastacembelus armatus chromosome 18, fMasArm1.2, whole genome shotgun sequence encodes:
- the LOC113138001 gene encoding macrosialin-like, with translation MKGAALFIVAACCALSALSLAEAKRNSKPSVTVSPAEEFSTSTTSATTTTTPPTTTGKTNTTTPPTTTGKTNTTTPPTTTGKTNTTTPPTTTAKTNTTTPPTTTAKTNTTTPPTTTAKTNTTTPPTTTAKTNTTTPPTTTAKTNTTTPPTTTTTTSPPHPTPTPTNLTVGNYSLKTDKNVVCVMTQLSLQIRLATPEVNGTFIVQPKYTHPEGVCDETKANLTLVFSEGSITFLFRKNTTDNIVYVDTLSFFLSYAFMVGDFKNYTASNKSVHLFTAKVGSYYSCRNESLYMGKGLYLDVTQNKMQAFNLTNNNFGFPDPCPADKHDYRVAIAVGVTLLVLIFIVLLAYLLGRKRRTDGYQSL, from the exons ATGAAGGGGGCTGCTCTGTTCATTGTTGCGGCCTGCTGCGCTCTGTCAG CGCTGTCCTTGGCTGAAGCCAAAAGGAATTCCAAGCCTTCTGTCACTGTGTCTCCTGCAGAAGAGTTTAGCACTTCTACCACTTCCGCTACAACTACCACCACCCCACCAACTACCACCGGCAAAACTAATACCACCACCCCACCAACTACCACCGGCAAAACTAATACCACCACCCCACCAACTACCACCGGCAAAACTAATACCACCACCCCACCAACTACAACCGCCAAAACTAATACCACCACCCCACCAACTACAACCGCCAAAACTAATACCACCACCCCACCAACTACAACTGCCAAAACTAATACCACCACCCCACCAACTACAACTGCCAAAACTAATACCACCACCCCACCAACTACCACTGCCAAAACTAATACCACCACCCCACCAACTACCACAACTACAACCTCACCTCCTCATCCTACTCCAACCCCTACCAACTTGACTGTAGGAAACTACAGcctaaagacagacaaaaatgtggTTTGTGTGATGACCCAGCTATCGCTGCAGATCCGACTTGCAACACCTGAG GTCAATGGAACCTTTATTGTTCAGCCAAAGTACACCCATCCAGAAGGAGTCTGTGACGAAACTAAGGCCAACCTCACTCTTGTCTTCTCAGAGGGTTCCATCACCTTCTTGTTCAGAAAG AACACCACTGATAATATTGTCTACGTTGatactttgtcttttttcctgtCCTACGCCTTCATGGTGGGAG ATTTCAAGAATTACACTGCCAGCAACAAGTCAGTGCATCTCTTTACTGCAAAGGTGGGAAGCTATTACTCCTGTAGGAATGAATCACTCTACATGGGGAAAGGACTGTACCTGGATGTCACCCAAAACAAGATGCAGGCCTTCAATCTGACCAACAACAATTTTGGCTTTC CTGACCCCTGTCCTGCTGACAAGCATGATTATCGTGTAGCCATTGCAGTGGGAGTGACTTTGCTGGTACTCATTTTCATCGTGCTGCTGGCGTACCTACTGGGCCGCAAGAGAAGGACTGATGGCTACCAGTCTCTGTAG